The sequence TTTGTGTGGGTTCACTTCTCTTTGTACCTTGTATGGCCCCAAAACCAACCTACGGCTGACTTTGGGGTTGTTTTTCACACTTTTCTTATCTATACAGGCaaaatgatgattattgaagataGACTTGTAAACATATTACATCTCtaattctaatagagcgcacatttatgaggacttctaatagaatgttctagagcaacctagaatttccattggtgaaattataaacatttaccaataagcagatttaaactagaatagAAATTAAGGGAGATAAACGGCCAAGATAGCAATGGTTTAGTGGTTCAGGATGTCATAGAGGTACCTGGTTCAAACCCTGATAATTTTATTCaacatttttgtgcaccttttttacctgcggtgactgctctattagggtactgTATctcaatcacatgattttacacctgtttagtttttgctttataactctgtagctgtaacTCCATTGTTTATCAAACTATCAacaggcactgctacaatgatcagcctatgtacacatcaataatattattttcaagttatttcatgcttggtttatcctgtagccataagcaaagtttgatttttttatgCTAATAAATGTTCATAACTCCGTAGATATGTATCACATTCATAACAAACTTAGAGCTTAAATTTCAcccttcatttgtgccaaagttCACAGCAATCGAGGTACATGTTTGTATATTACAGcttaatgttgcttgtcagtttaacctGGTCAGCAGggcttaccctgttgtgagcaGGTTGCCACCATccacagatggtggttgttttggtaggtgtgcagggttccatggattctcctattaattagggctgagcgatactgccattttagtatcacgatcgatactaaagccactattcacgatactgaatagttcacgatacttacaaataagtcaatcataactggtgctacatagcatattgctcagcattcctgcaggaagtccttataggtgatagcaaactagccactatcatccttgtttacagtaacagttattgtaacacatgctttgaggttgttatggtgttcacacctctctgcaggggaaaccagatgggtggaatTTATCATTtccaaggattcttagcctagtactgcataacaaatggatttttaatgacagtaatgtacaggtaATGTATTTTattatcacgatagttaataactaaatatcgcgatatcgatactttcaaaatatcgcgatatatcgctaatacggtagtatcgctcagccctactattAATTCCcaaataggccccttttcaacaattttacatgatgtatacagcatgttttactactacaaaggcttggaggtaggaatgctcggggattctaacattctctgaagccacaagaatttccgcaTGCCACAACTTTcctaatagaaaccctgcactgtcacaccctgagctagCATCAAGATGGAAAAGACAAGGGAAAAATGGGGGGGATTTACTAAGCTCCCTGCTGGGACTGTCTGTGGTGCATGCTTCACCTCCCCACACCCCcgttaattttattttatttttttgggCAATACATTACATTAAACCCCACCCAACAATCCCTTTGTGATTATTGTTCTAATATgagatagttggtagagggGAGTGGTGTGGGTGGGACAAGATTCACTATGCCATGTAGCATCATGTGTTCTAACACCTCTCCAGCGCCTTTTTCTTTTAACTCATGCGCAAagttattctccaattattgccaacccttctcatgTGTGTGCCTTCCCAATGTTCCCTccagtcatggtggagcttTGGGTTcatcactatcataatacactcatgcatgcttgactgcaacattaacctagagtaactagttaaactccataaTATTTGCAAAGTGTACAAAAGAAATTAAAGACCCCTACTGCTGGAGAGAAAAAAATAGAAATTTTGAACATTCATATCTTGCAAGTGGCTGGTACAAATTTAATCAAAATTTCTGTGCatcctaccctacctggcagacagctatagtgcaaaatggtgtgctttagATAATAAGTCATGGGgctatatgcatgcatgaaaatgcCATTTTCTCTCTTCCCAGTGTGacatgctggctttcttggctgcactacacactatcatgtgtcttggtACTGATatgaagtgattaaaacatgtttaaaattttaattgtttttGATCACACAGATTTTACCTAGTGTATCTCAATGCACAAAACAGAAATCTAGATCTCATCAtgttttcactcagtgggtcacataataTACATGATGgttgttaaatatttgtataggttttatgtataaaattaatttcatttCTACAGCACTGATTCCAAGTCCAAAAGGAGTGGGAGTGATGTTGCTAATCAGGCTGCTTCCATGTCAACCACCAAGACAGTTGCTCAATCCACTCTTACCACATCTGCCACATCTGCCACAGTTTCAAAACGCCATAAAACTACAGTGCATAGTGTTGGCATGGAAAAGCATTCAAGGGAACAGCAAAAACATAAACAAAAGACAGAAATGAGTGAGATACGCACTAAACCTGTGAAACCGAAAACCGATTTAGTACCAGTCAATAATCCCACAAAGTTTTCACATCCACCTTCAGGTTTGAAATCTGCTGTTAGTAAACCACTAGAGGTCATAGTGCCCCAGGAAGTCACAGTAACTTCAAGTGAAGACATCGGCACCCAGAAAACAGAAAGAATAGAAAGCAAACTTGAAGTTGAAACCAAGCATCATCCTGAGTTTGAGAAAGTCTCAAAAAGGCATAAGATTGAAAGCAAGTCATCACAAGATCTCACCACACTACAAAATAGATTGCATCAAAAGGAGAGGGAAATTGAGACACTATCAAATAAGTTGTCACAGAATGAAAAGGAGACTGTAACCATCACTCAAAATTTAGCAACATTGTCACAGCAATTTCAGCACAATAAAGAAGAATCAGAAGCAAAGAATCAACAGGTAAAGGCAATGAACCAAGCACTGACAGTTGCAAATCAAGAGATAGAGAAGAGTCTTCAGGTAAAAGAAAATGATTTAATTGCCATCAACGAAGAGATTCTTAAGTTAAAGGACAACCAAAAGCTGATGGAAGCAACTTATAACCAAGAAATTGAAGTTTTAAGAGAAAGTCTACAGTCTAAAGACAGGGATTTGAGGGAGAGATTACAAAGCAAGGAAGACGAAATTGCAATATTAAGAGAAAGTTTTCAGCAAAGGGAGACAGGGTCTGTTCAAGAAATTGCTACACTGACAGAAAGAGTACAAGCTCAAGAAACCCAGATACACACTCAGGAAACCCAACTGCAAGCTCAGCTACAAGCTCAGGAAACTCAGCTACAAGCTCAGGAAACTCAGCTACAAGCTCAGGAAACTCAGCTACAAGCTCAAGAAACCCAACTACAAGCTCAAGAAGTACAGCAACATACACAAGTAGCTCAGCTACAGGGTCAACTTCAAACACAAGCAACTCAAATGCAGACATTTTGCAACAATGCACTTCAACAGATGAGACAACAAATTGAAAGAGAAATGCAACGAAGGATGGAGCAACTTACAAATCAGATGACCACCATGCAAACACTTTTTAATGCAGTTAAACCACAATGGCTTGTTTCAAGAAATGAAGTTATGTTAACTCAACGCAACCTTGGTGATGGTGGTTATGGTAGAGTTGTACAAGCTACTTTTAGAGGTGAAGAAGTAGCTGCAAAGCGTCTTCACAACCAAATAATTTCTGAATACAACATTCGACGTTTTGTTCGAGAAATGCAAGTATCATCAAATTGTCATCATCCTAACCTGCTAAGATTTCTTGGAGCCACTCTTGAGGGTGATCATGATCCAATTATACTAACAGAACTAATGGAGACAAATTTACATGATGTAATTCGACGGCGTGAACTCAAAGATCATCAGCTTAATCAGGTGCTGCAAGACATTGCTGGTGCAGTAAACTACCTTCACTGCCTTTCTCCAGAGCCAATAATTCACCGTGACATCTCCTCTAGCAATGTATTACTAAGGGGTCCTGTGAAGTTCAAATGGATTGCAAAGCTGTCAGATTTTGGATCGGCTAATTTCTTATGGCATACCACTATGCAGTCTGCAGCTCCAGGAAACCCTACCTATGCTGCACCAGAAGTGCTAAATCCCCATGAGCACAGTGAGAAGATGGATGTGTACAGCTTTGGCGTCCTCATGTTTGAGATGTGCTCAGGTCAAGCTccttccttacaagtcagaaATGAAGTATTACCTACAGCACCTGCAGTGTGGCCAGATCCACAACGTCACTATGTGCCATTGATTGTGTCGTGTACAAGAAGGAATAAAGATGACAGGCCATCCATGAGTGAAGTGCTTGCTGAACTGTAAGCAAGCTTTACCAGGTATTCTACACACAGCTAGCTTAATACACAAATGCAAATGCATGATTATTTTTTTACGTAATTGTAACTATGTACTATATCACAGTATTATATCAAATGGTATTGATAGCTTTTGTATAACTGTCTTTTAGTGCAGCACATTGAATATACTTTAATTTGTCTTATTTTAGTGgatttataattatttagtggATTTATGATTATTTTGGATTTATATTAGTGgatttataattattttgaattTATATTTAGTGGATTTAAAATTGTTTTGGATATGGAATTTGATTGTTATACAAAAACATCATGCATTTGTTATATGATAACAAGTATGAAACAAGTATAATAGCTCAGGTATTGTACAGTGATATATATGAAGATTTTACTTACCACTGTAAATATTATCCATACCATGCAGTGGACAGAGGTTGGGCAAATACATGTCTTTGATTATATgctgtatatgtatgtgttcaAACATGATAATTATATGTAAGTGACACATCAACTATAGATTTTGCTTTGCTGCATAATAGTACTAATATCATTTCTCTTGTAAAATTACTTTAACTTTAAATAAGCTTTTTGGtccagtagctatatataatttCAGAAAAAACTgtaaacatatacatgtatgcgTATGTAGCCTAGCTTAAACAGCAAAAATTCCTTATTTTTCTAAACAGCAAACACATGGCCTGTGCATAGAACACTTGTAAATGGTGAATGATGCCTTGTAACTGTTAGTAAGGCACACTCCAATGCTAACATTAAAGTTTAATGTCATCTGCCACATATAAGCCCAGTTGGAGCAAGATCTCTCTGCAATAAAATAGTATCACTAGTACTGCCATTACTGATGTATATACTGATCCATCAGTAATGGCAGCAATATAACTATaacacagtcatctgcaaataaacaTATAGATgatgaaaattaatgtttttaCTAATGTCATTTATGTTTATAAGAACATCTGGGGACCTAATACGGTTCCTTGGGGACTCCCAATAAAACAGGAAAATAATCAGATTCATTTCCATTGATTACTACTCTTTGAGATCGTTTTGTTAGCGATTGTGATATCCGTTGAAGACTCTTACCAATAATACCATAGGACTTTAAATTTAAGCAAACGTTAATTGGTGGGGCACGATGTAAAAGCTTTGGCAAAATCCAAAAACATCAACTCCTTTACAATCATCCATGCTTTTGGTTAGTTCCTCAATTACAGAAAGTAGTTGGGTAGTGCATGGGTGACCCATCCTGAAACCATGTTGGAGGGGTTAAATACATTGTTCTGTTCTAAGTGTGACATAATAGAACAATAAATTAGATGTTCCATAATCTTATATACAACACAGATGTAGTGAGATGGGCCTGTAGTTAGCCGGTATAGTTCTGTTGACCTTCTTATAAAATGGCATTACCTCAAAGATAGTTACTAGGAAGCTATTCTTTCATTAAATGATTGAGACAATACTTGGAGTATAGGAGAGGTATCAAATGTATTTTAGAAACATTAGACTCAAGTAAATTTGCTGGTCCAACCCCTACCCGAATCTTAAACTGTGTGCCACAGAGATTTCAATTACAAGAGAAATCAACCTCAGGAAATTAATTGATTCATTGGTAGAGTAGGAATGTCAGAGCTTTCTTGAGTGAAAACAGATGAAAACTGTTGTGCATTTGCTTTATCCATTGATGAAGTCAGTATTAATTTGTATCATTGACATGAGAAGGGCAGCAATATTTGAGTGATCAGACCAAAGTTTTTTCATGTATGACCATGCAAAATATCTTGTGGTTACTTGAATCAAAAAGATGACAACAGTATACGTAAGCATCATGTGCTGATCTCAGTTTAGTAATGATTTCATATTTGACCTTTTATATTATAGGGTTTCTAGTTAATTTGGAATGATCATACAACTTCTTCCTCTTCTTTATCTTGTGCCTTAAATCTATGCTTATCCAAGATAACTTTTGGTGGTTTTTGAAGTGTTTTGTTGGAACAAGTCCATCAATAGTgttttattaactcttgatattacacTGTCCAATTTTCTTCTCCAGATTACTCAAAAGGGCATTGTTGCTTAAAAAGACATTACAAAAACTCTGTATTCTTCATCTAAATTAGCATTATGATATAAATTTTTTTGCTTTACTGTAACTGAacgttttttgttttttttgccaATGGTAAGTTTGAAGGTGATGGCCTCATGGTCTGACATTCCTGGAAGGGCGGATATATCAGAGATAATTAATAGATGGTTGAAATGTAATTAATAGATCCAAAACATGGTTGCCACAATTAAGTTTGCATAACCAGTTGGTCTAAGTTAAAATTGTCTAACTTTGTGGTGTTTACAAGGTCTCCATATGTCTTCCTGTGTCCATCCAAAGTATATATCTGGTAAATTGAAGTCACCTGTTGTAAGGAAtactatacacagtaaaaacaaactagtgaaggtcactactaatttctgccacaatataatactcactatttttgtgtagtgacattcactacttttgtagtgacgttcactactctTTTGCATGTACTGACCCTCACTATGTAGTAATGAACATCACTACATGGAtatagtgacgttcactacaaaattagtagtgaacgtcactacacaaaaatagtgagcatTGTGGCACACATTAGTGGTGACCTTCAGCTTCATTTAGTAGCAACCTTCACTAGTTCGTTTTTACTGTGTAGATTTACTATCAAACAAGGAATTAAACATTTGAAAAAACTAATAGGGTCCACATCAGAATTTGGTGGTCCATAAAAGAACAATAATATACACTGGTACCATGTCACTCATAGATAGTTTGGTCCATACCAATTCAGCTGATACTGTAATGATGGGATCTTCTATCTCTACATGTATTGTTTTTAACTTTTAACATAATCACCTTTAAAAATTAATCATATCAAAGCAGCAATCAAAAAACTCTCTGTAACTTTACCATGTGTGAACATATTAAATGTGTTTATTTTACGTTGCCTTAAACTGTTCTACATAGACTTCATACATTTTGTTCTATAAACAGGTCATTTACGGTGTTATACAATATACGGTATTCCACCCACACATCTTTGCAAAAGTCTGAAATTAGCAGCAAAGTTGAGTCAATCGCAAAGTGTAAACTGATTTAGATTTCCTGAAAATTTTATGATGATAGCATCTTCTATCACCCGCTAGAtgcagaattttaaaaatcgtgAGTTGGTTTTGGAAGTTTATACATGCACTTTGGTATTGTGAAAGACTGAACAAAAATGTATCATTTATTGGTCTTATTCCTAACAATACACCTCACATGTTTTCTTCACTTCTATTAGCTATGCATAGTTGCTGCTATCATGACATTTACTTCTATATACATAATGTTGCATTACTAGTAACAATGAGATGATCAGACAGTATAGGGGTGTGAAGATGTTGATGTCTGTACACAAGCTAATAACGGTTTCCACACTGCTTTGTACACTGTTTGGAAATGGCATTTTTGCAAACTATCTAGTAAAACGATTTATTTTCTAAAGAGTGTATAGTATGcataaaattttgaaaactatATTAGCTGGTTGGTTCAACTATATAGTGCAGTGATGTGTGTGCGAAGCACGCTCAGCATGCAAAGAATCTCTATCTAGGAGGTCTGGGAGCATACCCCCACAGGTAAATAATGTTCTCTCCAATTTGTTTTCACAATAAGAAAGAACGTTGCCCCTTCCCCTTTTAAAATCACTTGTGGTATTGATATAGAAAATTTCTGGTCCAATTCATTCATAGTGTACATGTTAGAACATCTCCTTAGGAATGTATAGGGTTGGTGCATGCATGCTATAGCTATAGTCGTATAAATTATAAAGAACTCTGTTATTTTTATAGAATCCTCAAATGCAATAATGAAAATAAAGTAGAACATTGTTTGCAGGGCCACCAAGCCGGAGAAGGGTCAGAAAAACCGGGGCAATTTTCCCTAGGCCCCATCCTTTGCCAAAGTAGCCAGATGAGTGTATTTCACCAATACTGTAGGCCCCAATTTCCTTGCATCTCCTACAGTTTCTGGGTTGCCCTGATTGTTTGTGCTTAATAAGTTATAAGCAATGTTATGTGCACattgtgcacgtgtgtgtgttgAAGGATGAAATGTGTTATAGCAGGGGACACCCCCAGACATTGTATCCCTGAtagcaccagcctattatgcttttcattctgactgctataaagttcttagttacctgactattgacaataccattgtcagagtctacCGGAATTCTAACTGtctttacagatctagagttcctcttttgtcttcaatttactctctgtaccaatatattataatatagctaaacaagtttatttgcatataaactaactttgatattttatttccataagtagaaactacgaggacttgtatgcctccagtctcctggatgagttcaccgatgtgatcacaaagacaccatctaaactgaaatctcgacagtcattccccaaggatactgaatataccttgggtctgtaaccatttaatcaggtagagtTGGTGCCGCTGAACCATATTATTCaaatgctgcagtgctcaaaattatgctcaaactttttggAGTTTTTGCCTCAACCTTCATGTTTTGGCTTCCAAGAAATTGTTCAAAGTAAactattttaaaataattcatttagCAGCTTAATTATTATGTCAAATGTATAGCTCATTAGGTTCATTAGAATTACTGATAAGGCTACACACCAATGCTTTAATTCTTTGTGTGTGAAGAGAATGTATACATAAGAAAGTACACAAGGCTACAAATGCTATGTAAGTATGTCAATCTTCTCCACTGATAGTATGGCAAAAATCtacccattatgctagcattatgcttcaTAGCACCTATCGTGCTCcaaattgtgccagcataataggctggtgactaattataactGCCCTTATAACTTTAAAAGTTGTGTTTATAAAATTGCACAAAGTGAGGATTTAGTTACAAAAGATGCATTTCAGCCCACACAAAAAGTATTTCAGCTTAACAATTGGTATGACAGAATGTTAGACACAATATCAAATAGCAATCCAAAGGTCAAGGAATAGAGGTTCGGCTTATGTTCACACATTGTGCATTCCACTGGAGTAGTTAACTATTATATTGAGCATTTTTGATTATAGTAGCTTCAATTTAAGCCTTACTCCTTAGAATCACTTCTCAAAAGAAATATTATTCCTTTATTCTCATTGTCTTCTTGCAATTGATTGTTACAAAACATGTACCACAAATATAAAGCCAATAAGTGCAGATTTCAAATTATGCTTCCTACCTATATTTGTCTAAATGTACCTGTCTACCTTCGGACCAAAATTTCTTGGCCTTAGTCAttagagaggtggcctttctttacaggtggccactaagacagatTCTACTACACGTATAACAAATTTTGAAATCCATTATAGTGCACATctacaaaattatatatattctaacaataaaataatgctcaaaataagtacaagtacagtatgaacattgtacatacactgtggtcaaatgtatagctacatacagttgCAGTGCTCACAACTactttaaataaaaaaatatataaactGTTGaaaaatatcagctacaaaaacaatacTGCAACAGTACAAAAAAACAGTGTtaataaatgtatttcattactACATCAAAGTACTAATCACATACAAGCTAAAGTGCTAAATTGTTACAGTCTACCAAGTCTAGTGAGCACTTCATTCATGGTAGGCCTGTCATCTTTGCTGTCCATTGTACATGACACAATCAGTGGTACAAAATGACGCTGTGGATCTCCCCATACTGCGGGTGCAGCTGGCAATATCTCATTTCTATCTTGTAGAGAAGGAGCTTGACCAGAGCACACCTCAAACATAAGGACGCCGAAGCTGTA comes from Dysidea avara chromosome 4, odDysAvar1.4, whole genome shotgun sequence and encodes:
- the LOC136252214 gene encoding probable serine/threonine-protein kinase drkD, which codes for MGNNMDQPVAKITAKPKKAALHGDTGTTKEKPPVHTEQRNEIAPLLKKRLEKGDIWYLVDLRWFKQWKKYVGYDEWDQAQMGDDSAHPGPMDTSALFKDQNRDTLKDQLMEDLNYSLVPEEVWKKFVAWYGIEKSSQAIPRKVVEHGLYVKHCKVEVYLVKFKLALHPDEDKFLTKEFSRADTVGDLMKVMKETFFVPEEKECRVWHKYMLSTYDLLSKLDESIQDAGLYTNQLLLLEVKNEDGTWPRNTYTGTNMSIVRSTDLGAPSSSISRLKIQYGRMNCMRSTDSKSKRSGSDVANQAASMSTTKTVAQSTLTTSATSATVSKRHKTTVHSVGMEKHSREQQKHKQKTEMSEIRTKPVKPKTDLVPVNNPTKFSHPPSGLKSAVSKPLEVIVPQEVTVTSSEDIGTQKTERIESKLEVETKHHPEFEKVSKRHKIESKSSQDLTTLQNRLHQKEREIETLSNKLSQNEKETVTITQNLATLSQQFQHNKEESEAKNQQVKAMNQALTVANQEIEKSLQVKENDLIAINEEILKLKDNQKLMEATYNQEIEVLRESLQSKDRDLRERLQSKEDEIAILRESFQQRETGSVQEIATLTERVQAQETQIHTQETQLQAQLQAQETQLQAQETQLQAQETQLQAQETQLQAQEVQQHTQVAQLQGQLQTQATQMQTFCNNALQQMRQQIEREMQRRMEQLTNQMTTMQTLFNAVKPQWLVSRNEVMLTQRNLGDGGYGRVVQATFRGEEVAAKRLHNQIISEYNIRRFVREMQVSSNCHHPNLLRFLGATLEGDHDPIILTELMETNLHDVIRRRELKDHQLNQVLQDIAGAVNYLHCLSPEPIIHRDISSSNVLLRGPVKFKWIAKLSDFGSANFLWHTTMQSAAPGNPTYAAPEVLNPHEHSEKMDVYSFGVLMFEMCSGQAPSLQVRNEVLPTAPAVWPDPQRHYVPLIVSCTRRNKDDRPSMSEVLAEL